In Rhodoferax sediminis, the sequence GGGCGTCGGCAATCGGGGTGAGCAAACCCGAGGGGCCGACCCGGTTCGGGCCGAGCCGTATCTGGGTGAAGCCAATCGCCTTGCGCTCCCAGAGCGTGAGGTAGGCCACGCACCCCATCAGGGGCACCAGCACGACCACGATCTTGATCAGGGCCCAGATCACGGGCCAGACCACTGCGGTCCACCAGGTGGCGCCGGCAAGACCGAGTCCCGCGCTGTAGAACGCTTCAATCATGCTGCCGCCCCTTTCAGGTTTGCTGCATTCCTTGCGTCTGCCGTCATTTGCAGCGAAGACGCGCGCCGCACCAGGCCATCGAGCTGATAGATGCTGGCCACGGCGGGCACCGCCGGACCGCTCTCAGCCAGATCAATGCCCGCACTCGTGGCGTTGCTCAATTTCCCGGAGGGCACATGGGTCGCACCGGCGTGCTGCGCGCCGCGCATGTGATCGAGCACATCCTGCGACGACTCAAACTCGAATCCCGGCAGGTCGAGCAGATTGGCCAGCACGCGCAACACCTTCCAGGCGGGCCGGGTTTCACCCAGGGGTTTGACAACCGCGTGGAACCCCTGCACGCGACCTTCGGCATTGACGAAGGTGCCGGGCGTCTCGGTGAATGGCGCGATCGGCAGCAGCACGTCGCTGAAATCCAGATTGGCCTTGAACGGGCTCAGCGTCACGACCATGTCGGCCTGGCCCAGGGCCGCCTTGGCCGAGGCGCCGGCCGCCGAATCGAATTCGGGTTCGTTGTTCAGCAGCAGGACCGCCTTCAAGCCCCCCGCGAGCATCTGGCCCGCGTTCAGACCGCCCGGCGCCGCATCGCCGCGCGGAAACGCGCCCACCAGTTGCGCCCCCACGGTATTGGCCGCTTCGGTCAGATAGCCCACCGTGGCACCGGTCTGCGCGCCGATCCAGTTGGCCAGTGCCAGCAGGCTGGAGGCCCGGGCGTGATGCGCCGCCGCATTGCCCAGCAAGATGGCCTTGCGCTCGCCACCCAGCAGCGATCGGGCGATGGCCTTGGCCGCATCGGTGGCGTTGCCCGCAGCAGGTGCTGCAACGCCCTTTTCTGCCGCCAGCGCGACCGCCACATCGGCCAGTGCTTGCGCCCAGCCACCCGGCGCGGTCAACAGCGCGTTGGCGACCGGCATGGCCCAGGCGTCGGGGGACGCCAGTTCGACTACAGAATTAATAGCGCTCACCGCACAGCCGGCGCGGGCCGACTGCCGAATTCGTTGTGCAAACAGCGGATGGTCCTTGCGCAGGTTCGAGCCCACCACCAGCACGCGCTGCAGTTGCGAGAGAGAAGCAATCGAGGTGCCCAGATACCGCACGCCCTCGAACGCCGGGAATTCGGCATGGCGCAAACGGGTATCGATGTTGTCGCTGCCCAGGGCGCGCATCAGCGCCGCCGCCAGATACAGCTCCTCGAGCGTGCTGTGCGGGCTGGCCAGCGTGCCGATGCTTTGCGGCCCGTGCCCGGCCTTGATCTGCTTGAGACCATTGGCCACGTATTCCAGCGCCGTCTGCCAATCCACGGCCTTCCACTCACCGCCCTGCTTGAGCATGGGACTGGTGAGCCGCTCGTCGCTGTTCAAGGCCTCGTACGAGAAACGGTCGCGGTCGGCAATCCAGCACTCGTTGACCTCTTCGTTCTCCAGCGGCACGACGCGCAGCACCTTGTTGTTCTTGACCTGAACGACCAGGTTGGCACCGGTGGCGTCGTGCGGGCTGATCGATTTGCGGCGCGACAACTCCCAGGTGCGGGCGCTGTAGCGGAACGGCTTGCTGGTGAGCGCACCCACCGGGCAGATGTCGATCATGTTGCCCGACAGCTCGGAGTCGATGGTGCCACCGGCCACCGTGGTGATCTCGGCATGTTCGCCGCGGTGGATCATGCCCAGCTCCATCACGCCGGCCACTTCCTGGCCAAAGCGGATGCAGCGGGTGCAGTGGATGCAGCGCGTCATCTCTTCCATGGAGATCAGCGGACCCACCTCCTTGCGGAACACCACGCGCTTTTCTTCTTCGTAGCGCGAGGTCGAGGCGCCGTAGCCGACCGCCAGGTCCTGCAGCAGGCATTCGCCGCCCTGGTCGCAGATCGGACAGTCCAGCGGGTGGTTGATGAGCAGGAACTCCATCACCGACTTCTGCGCCTTGATGGCCTTGTCGCTCTTGGTGCGCACGATCATGCCCTGCGACACCGGCGTGGCACAGGCCGGCATGGGCTTGGGCATCTTCTCCACATCGACCAGGCACATGCGGCAATTGGCGGCAATGCTGAGTTTCTTGTGGTAGCAGAAATGCGGAATGTAGGTGCCGACCTTGTCGGCGGCATGCATCACCATGCTGCCCTCGGCAACCTCTACTTTTTTTCCGTCGAGTTCAATTTCAATCATGGGGGCTGCTCGCTCAGACGTACTCGGGGACCGGGCAGGTCTTGTGCTCTATGTGGTATTCGAATTCGGGACGGAAATGCTTGATCATGGCGCGCACCGGCATGGCCGCGGCATCGCCCAGCGCACAAATCGTTCGCCCCATGATGCCGTCGGCCACCGAGTCCAGCACATCCAGGTCGGCCTGGCGCCCCTGGCCGTTCTCGATGCGGTTCACCATGCGCCAGAGCCAGCCCGTACCTTCGCGGCAGGGCGTGCACTGGCCGCAGGACTCGTGCATGTAGAAGTAGCTCAGCCGGCGCAGCGAGCGCACCATGCAGCGCGAGTCGTCCAGCACGATCACGGCGCCCGAGCCGAGCATGGAGCCGGCCTTGGCGATCGAGTCGTAGTCCATGGTGCAGTTCATCATGATGGAGGCCGGCAGCACCGGCGCCGACGAGCCGCCCGGAATCACGGCCTTGAGCTGGCGCCCCGCGCGCACCCCGCCCGCCAATTCGAGCAGTTTGGCGAACGGCGTTCCCATCGGGATTTCATAGTTGCCGGGCCGCTGCACGTCGCCGCTGACCGAATAGATCTTGGTGCCCCCATTGTTCGGCTTGCCGCACGCCAGGTACGCCTGCGCGCCATTGCGGATGATCCAGGGCACGGCCGCGAAGGTTTCGGTGTTGTTGATGGTGGTGGGCTTGCCGTACACGCCGAAGCTGGCCGGGAACGGCGGCTTGAAGCGGGGCTGGCCCTTCTTGCCTTCCAGCGATTCCAGCAGGGCCGTTTCTTCGCCGCAGATGTAGGCGCCGAAACCATGGAATGCGTGCAACTGGAAGCTGAAGCCGCTGCCCAGAATGTGATCCCCCAGCAGGCCGGCGGCGCGCGCCTCTTCCAGCGCTTCCTCGAAGCGCTCGTAGGTCGCAAAGATCTCGCCGTGGATGTAGTTGAAGGCGACCGTGATGCCCATGGCGTAGGCGGCAATGGCCATGCCCTCGATCACGATGTGCGGGTTGTAGTGCAGGATGTCGCGGTCCTTGCAGGTGCCCGGCTCGCCCTCGTCGGAATTGCAGACCAGGTACTTCTGGCCCGGAAACTGACGCGGCATGAAGCTCCACTTGAGCCCCGTCGGGAAACCCGCGCCGCCACGACCACGCAGCGCCGATTCCTTGACCGTGGCAATCACCTGGTCCTGCGTCAGCCCGGCTTCATTACCGGCCACGCCGTCCTTGCCCAGAACCTTGCGCAGCGCCTGGTAGCCGCCGCGCGCCACATAGTCCTTGAGGCGCCAGTTGGAACCGTCCAGCCCTGCGTAAATTTGCGGCTCGATATGCCGGCCATGGAAACAGGTTTCAACGCCGGTGGCGGCGAATTGCGACAGGATATTTTCTGGAGACATTACTTCACCTCGGCGGCCGGCTGGGCCACACCGTCGGCGGCCCGCAAACCATCAATCATCTGGTCGATCCGCTCGTTGCTCATGAAGCTGCACATGGTGCGGTCGTTCACCAGCATCACGGGCGAATCGGCGCAGGCCCCCAGGCACTCGCTCTGCTGCAGCGTGAACATTCCGTCCGCCGTGGTCTCGCCCATCTTGATGCCCAGCCGCTGCTCCAGATGCTGGAGCGCGCGATCCCCGTCGCGCAGCTGGCACGGCAGGTTGGTGCACACGTTGAGCTTGTACTTGCCCACGGGCTGCTGGTTGAACATGTTGTAGAAGGTCGTCACCTCGTGCACGGCGATGGGCGGCATACCGAGGTAGGCGGCGACTTCTTTTTCGCTGTCCTGGCTGATGTAGCCCTGCTCCAGCTGGACCATGCCCAGGCAGGCCATCACGGCCGACTGTTTTTGCTCGGGCGGGTACTTTGCGACTTCCTTGGCGAAGCGCGCCTTCATGACTTCAGAGATCATCGATCAATCTCTCCAAACACAATATCCAGGGTGCCAATGATGGCGAC encodes:
- the nuoF gene encoding NADH-quinone oxidoreductase subunit NuoF: MSPENILSQFAATGVETCFHGRHIEPQIYAGLDGSNWRLKDYVARGGYQALRKVLGKDGVAGNEAGLTQDQVIATVKESALRGRGGAGFPTGLKWSFMPRQFPGQKYLVCNSDEGEPGTCKDRDILHYNPHIVIEGMAIAAYAMGITVAFNYIHGEIFATYERFEEALEEARAAGLLGDHILGSGFSFQLHAFHGFGAYICGEETALLESLEGKKGQPRFKPPFPASFGVYGKPTTINNTETFAAVPWIIRNGAQAYLACGKPNNGGTKIYSVSGDVQRPGNYEIPMGTPFAKLLELAGGVRAGRQLKAVIPGGSSAPVLPASIMMNCTMDYDSIAKAGSMLGSGAVIVLDDSRCMVRSLRRLSYFYMHESCGQCTPCREGTGWLWRMVNRIENGQGRQADLDVLDSVADGIMGRTICALGDAAAMPVRAMIKHFRPEFEYHIEHKTCPVPEYV
- the nuoE gene encoding NADH-quinone oxidoreductase subunit NuoE, with translation MISEVMKARFAKEVAKYPPEQKQSAVMACLGMVQLEQGYISQDSEKEVAAYLGMPPIAVHEVTTFYNMFNQQPVGKYKLNVCTNLPCQLRDGDRALQHLEQRLGIKMGETTADGMFTLQQSECLGACADSPVMLVNDRTMCSFMSNERIDQMIDGLRAADGVAQPAAEVK
- the nuoG gene encoding NADH-quinone oxidoreductase subunit NuoG, which gives rise to MIEIELDGKKVEVAEGSMVMHAADKVGTYIPHFCYHKKLSIAANCRMCLVDVEKMPKPMPACATPVSQGMIVRTKSDKAIKAQKSVMEFLLINHPLDCPICDQGGECLLQDLAVGYGASTSRYEEEKRVVFRKEVGPLISMEEMTRCIHCTRCIRFGQEVAGVMELGMIHRGEHAEITTVAGGTIDSELSGNMIDICPVGALTSKPFRYSARTWELSRRKSISPHDATGANLVVQVKNNKVLRVVPLENEEVNECWIADRDRFSYEALNSDERLTSPMLKQGGEWKAVDWQTALEYVANGLKQIKAGHGPQSIGTLASPHSTLEELYLAAALMRALGSDNIDTRLRHAEFPAFEGVRYLGTSIASLSQLQRVLVVGSNLRKDHPLFAQRIRQSARAGCAVSAINSVVELASPDAWAMPVANALLTAPGGWAQALADVAVALAAEKGVAAPAAGNATDAAKAIARSLLGGERKAILLGNAAAHHARASSLLALANWIGAQTGATVGYLTEAANTVGAQLVGAFPRGDAAPGGLNAGQMLAGGLKAVLLLNNEPEFDSAAGASAKAALGQADMVVTLSPFKANLDFSDVLLPIAPFTETPGTFVNAEGRVQGFHAVVKPLGETRPAWKVLRVLANLLDLPGFEFESSQDVLDHMRGAQHAGATHVPSGKLSNATSAGIDLAESGPAVPAVASIYQLDGLVRRASSLQMTADARNAANLKGAAA